The following coding sequences lie in one Fusarium poae strain DAOMC 252244 chromosome 1, whole genome shotgun sequence genomic window:
- a CDS encoding hypothetical protein (SECRETED:SignalP(1-22)~TransMembrane:5 (n13-24c29/30o325-343i355-373o454-473i482-505o525-545i)), which yields MVERQSSSAMMIFSSPTFFVLASLPAVYSISFDTHCTLPQEIVTYVSGPNVRSTLEIFWSSMATIFLCTWTVLHLNIPKQTLEADKRSSPAAASDSDPESLDSSDTDVEMQASISTTLDTQDQSSNSSLCLYFRHFVTWLSRKPKWMLVTIMLPEFLVGKSMADFIAAWRSSRCHVMRTRAKESGIEWTMTHAYYANMGGFILRYRSGLCDECQISTLTHYLESSSQVQSSDVECHHPLGYTTTLSTLPVVEMPEWQVYMPYSAFHAGVKYACDDDTSDTSQEWEITLPIAVTSLDLCALLSNGAVERLPSITKHQINAQSKEDALVKLLTLLQVLWLFAQLVVRKFQGLPSTQLEIATLSYALCTFVTYAFWLHKPKDMVSTVDVIAARRLTDEDIAKLDRLSAGGFFTGLVSKTNGGERSTYIPNDSYNLESSFGKLHNGEWGYMFMSSEDIGFIIGGIVFGSAHLIAWNFQFPTPIEQLLWRIASLVTIGIIPVCYTVLVPLRLTGFLLSQMEEVDQKKVEGIVEFVFRGSAVTGYLIYALCRVFMISECFRGLFYSPPEVFKATWTEVLPRFS from the coding sequence ATGGTTGAACGTCAGTCTTCCTCTGCCATGATGATTTTTTCATCACCCACATTTTTCGTTTTGGCTTCATTGCCTGCCGTTTATTCCATCTCTTTTGATACTCATTGCACATTACCTCAGGAAATTGTCACCTATGTTTCTGGACCTAATGTGCGGTCAACTTTGGAAATCTTTTGGAGCTCCATGGCGACGATATTTCTTTGCACGTGGACAGTTTTACACCTGAACATACCGAAGCAGACACTAGAGGCCGACAAACGGTCGTCACCTGCGGCAGCATCAGATAGCGACCCCGAGTCACTCGACAGTTCGGACACTGATGTTGAGATGCAAGCATCAATCAGCACTACCCTCGATACTCAAGACCAAAGTTCGAACAGCTCCTTGTGTCTTTACTTTCGGCATTTTGTCACATGGCTGTCAAGAAAACCAAAGTGGATGCTTGTGACTATCATGTTACCCGAGTTCCTGGTTGGCAAATCAATGGCTGATTTCATTGCTGCATGGAGATCATCACGTTGCCACGTCATGAGAACGAGGGCTAAAGAGTCTGGAATCGAGTGGACGATGACTCATGCATACTATGCCAATATGGGTGGTTTCATCCTAAGGTACCGATCAGGTTTATGCGATGAATGCCAGATCTCGACCTTGACCCATTATCTCGAGTCGTCATCACAAGTCCAGTCGAGTGACGTTGAATGCCACCATCCTCTCGGTTACACTACCACTCTATCGACTTTACCAGTAGTTGAAATGCCTGAATGGCAGGTCTATATGCCTTACTCGGCGTTCCATGCAGGTGTGAAGTATGCatgtgatgatgatactTCTGATACATCGCAGGAATGGGAGATCACGCTACCCATCGCGGTTACCTCTTTAGATCTATGTGCATTACTGAGTAATGGGGCTGTGGAGAGGTTGCCATCGATTACGAAGCATCAAATCAACGCACAAAGCAAAGAGGACGCTCTAGTCAAGCTTTTGACATTACTCCAGGTACTATGGCTATTCGCACAACTTGTTGTGAGGAAATTTCAAGGTCTTCCTTCAACACAACTGGAAATAGCTACTCTCAGTTACGCACTGTGTACCTTTGTCACCTACGCGTTCTGGCTTCATAAGCCCAAAGATATGGTATCAACGGTAGATGTGATTGCTGCACGGAGGCTTACGGACGAAGATATAGCGAAGTTGGATAGGCTTTCGGCGGGTGGGTTTTTCACTGGACTAGTATCCAAGACCAATGGCGGAGAGAGATCGACATATATTCCAAATGATTCTTACAATCTAGAGTCATCGTTTGGAAAACTGCACAATGGAGAGTGGGGGTACATGTTCATGTCTTCGGAAGATATTGGGTTCATCATCGGTGGTATTGTTTTCGGCTCGGCTCATCTTATCGCCTGGAACTTCCAGTTCCCTACACCGATAGAACAACTCCTCTGGAGGATTGCAAGCTTGGTTACCATCGGTATCATACCCGTTTGCTATACTGTATTGGTACCTCTGAGGTTGACGGGTTTTTTACTGTCACAGATGGAGGAAGTTGACCAGAAGAAGGTTGAAGGGATAGTGGAATTCGTGTTCCGAGGCAGTGCCGTTACGGGTTACTTGATTTATGCACTTTGTCGGGTTTTCATGATTTCTGAGTGCTTTCGAGGGCTGTTTTATTCACCCCCCGAGGTTTTCAAAGCTACTTGGACAGAAGTGTTGCCTCGTTTCTCTTAG
- a CDS encoding hypothetical protein (TransMembrane:3 (n7-18c28/29o52-68i75-92o234-255i)): protein MIKNRNVILACASVCMIAMSDSTYRTLASSFLQVAGGYSPGHAVRIDNSRRVALNLGGLVIGFAIRFVKHTKPFIILGFLMVTLANGLPIYFTNIDGARVANEAALTTGQVLLGLGRGFAQVPLQVSLQAAVPNHEIGIATAMFLSSSVFGANVGNRQATLSHPLTSKANLVLSVSGALWNTFLPRRLLSNLPESDKANSTAIFRSIVTAQSYKLGTPTRDAINLSYRSTQQTLAIGSLSLSIPLLLMMFFFQNVKLENEDQKRNLLAEEQLAAAGQKITREADNPEKN, encoded by the exons ATGATCAAAAACCGCAATGTCATACTTGCTTGTGCTTCGGTTTGTATGATTGCCATGTCAGATTCAACTTACAGGACGTTGGCATCCAGTTTCCTGCAGGTGGCTGGAGGTTATTCTCCCGGACATGCAGTCCGCATAGA TAACTCTCGAAGAGTTGCCCTCAATCTTGGTGGTCTCGTTATTGGCTTTGCTATTAGATTCGTCAAACATACTAAGCCTTTTATCATTCTTGGGTTTTTAATGGTCACTCTGGCTAACGGACTACCCATCTATTTTACCAACATCGATGGAGCTCGAGTAGCCAATGAAGCAGCTCTTACAACTGGACAAGTGTTGCTCGGCCTAGGTCGAGGTTTTGCGCAGGTGCCGCTTCAAGTCTCTTTACAAGCTGCTGTTCCAAATCACGAGATTGGTATCGCAACAGCCATGTTTCTGTCCTCGTCTGTGTTCGGTGCCAATGTTGGCAATAGGCAGGCTACTCTATCTCACCCTCTCACATCAAAGGCTAACCTGGTTCTCAGTGTCAGTGGAGCTCTTTGGAATACCTTTCTACCACGACGGCTTTTGAGTAATCTCCCAGAAAGTGACAAAGCCAATAGTACCGCTATTTTCCGTTCGATAGTGACGGCACAGAGCTACAAACTTGGCACGCCAACTAGAGATGCGATCAATCTTAGTTACCGCTCTACGCAGCAAACACTAGCCATTGGGTCCCTTTCACTTTCTATTCCTCTGCTTCTGATGATGTTTTTCTTTCAAAACGTCAAGCTCGAAAACGAAGATCAAAAACGGAACCTGCTCGCTGAGGAGCAGCTTGCCGCAGCTGGACAAAAGATTACTCGAGAGGCGGATAATCCGGAAAAGAATTGA